One segment of Gemmatimonadota bacterium DNA contains the following:
- a CDS encoding formate dehydrogenase accessory sulfurtransferase FdhD has protein sequence MEEVPFWIEVNGARVRTWTCTPDRLEALAAGRLLADGFLCGRDEIQALEVVGNAGAGFGARVRLDPACVERALAERRHRKEHGCGLLHYVACAPGLIQRPGAAAVAPPPEAFTGLFRALFARAERYREAGGMHSAALSDGVRLLFQVEDVGRHNAVDKAIGAALLAGERLERLGLVLTARVSAAIALKGGRAGLAWIASRSVPTTLALRIAGVAGLPVVSRAAGKDAQVHLPRLAVPSKLEGP, from the coding sequence GTGGAAGAAGTCCCATTCTGGATCGAGGTGAACGGCGCGCGCGTCCGCACCTGGACGTGCACACCGGACCGGCTGGAAGCGCTGGCTGCCGGCCGGCTGCTGGCCGACGGCTTCCTCTGCGGCCGGGACGAGATTCAGGCGCTCGAAGTGGTAGGCAATGCCGGCGCCGGTTTCGGCGCGCGGGTGCGCCTGGACCCGGCATGCGTAGAGCGGGCCCTGGCCGAGCGCCGACACCGCAAGGAGCACGGTTGCGGCCTGCTGCACTACGTCGCTTGCGCGCCCGGCCTGATCCAGCGGCCCGGGGCGGCGGCCGTGGCGCCGCCGCCCGAGGCCTTTACCGGCCTGTTTCGCGCCCTGTTTGCGCGAGCGGAGCGCTACCGCGAGGCAGGCGGCATGCATTCCGCGGCCCTGAGTGATGGCGTGCGGCTGCTCTTCCAGGTGGAGGATGTAGGCCGGCACAACGCCGTGGACAAAGCGATCGGCGCGGCGCTGCTGGCGGGGGAAAGGCTGGAGCGGCTGGGTCTGGTGCTGACGGCGCGGGTCAGCGCCGCCATAGCGCTGAAGGGAGGGCGGGCCGGCCTGGCCTGGATCGCCAGCCGGTCGGTGCCCACCACGCTCGCCCTGCGCATCGCGGGCGTGGCCGGCCTGCCTGTTGTCTCGCGGGCGGCGGGGAAGGATGCTCAGGTGCATCTGCCCCGGTTGGCCGTGCCGTCGAAACTCGAGGGACCATGA